The following are encoded in a window of Gammaproteobacteria bacterium genomic DNA:
- a CDS encoding PilZ domain-containing protein codes for MSDRRRDSRIEVELPFTLRDDAGNEWRCRTLDVSPTGLQLEVDGDQHPAVGTEVTVAVQGAAEEDWEHINARCMRVVRQQGQQISLTYTD; via the coding sequence ATGTCAGATCGAAGACGCGACAGCCGTATCGAGGTGGAGCTGCCGTTCACATTGCGGGATGACGCAGGTAATGAATGGCGCTGCCGCACGCTGGATGTTTCACCGACCGGGCTGCAACTCGAAGTGGACGGTGACCAGCATCCGGCGGTTGGTACCGAGGTTACCGTTGCCGTGCAGGGCGCTGCAGAAGAAGACTGGGAACACATCAACGCGCGGTGCATGCGTGTAGTGCGCCAGCAGGGGCAGCAAATCAGCCTGACCTATACTGATTAG